From the Paenibacillus sp. FSL H8-0548 genome, one window contains:
- a CDS encoding altronate dehydratase family protein, whose product MNSWVRLHEDDHVVIALQPFAKGDKLTLEAGLVLELQDEVPKGHKVLTHAVRQGEHVLKFGYSIGVAKEDIAPGSWVHTHNMGTGLKGFVDYSYEQTAPEQVIGQSRDAGRSFQGFVRENGDVGIRNEIWIINTVGCINKTCEIIARKAHALYEGRVDGVYHFAHPFGCSQLGDDLVHTQKLLASLVNHPNAAAVLVIGLGCENNQIDAFKRAIGEHSDERVKFLKSQEAEDEIEEALELVEQLVGYAERFKREPISVSKLKLGLKCGGSDGLSGITANPLVGAVSDRLIEAGGTAILTEVPEMFGAETILMNRAANEQVFGKIVHLINDFKQYFIKHDQEIYENPSPGNKAGGISTLEEKSLGCTQKGGHAIVQDVVPYGERITSSGLNLLEAPGNDLVSVTALSAGGAHIVLFTTGRGTPFGGPVPTVKIATNSELAGRKKNWIDFNAGQLLEDKSMETLTDELWEQLISLASGEIQTHNERNGFKEIAIFKDGVIL is encoded by the coding sequence ATGAATAGCTGGGTCAGATTGCATGAGGATGATCATGTCGTTATTGCGCTGCAGCCTTTTGCCAAAGGAGATAAGCTGACGCTTGAAGCAGGGCTTGTGCTGGAGCTTCAAGATGAGGTGCCTAAGGGGCATAAGGTACTGACGCACGCGGTTCGTCAGGGTGAGCATGTGCTGAAGTTCGGTTATTCCATTGGAGTAGCGAAGGAGGATATAGCGCCGGGCAGCTGGGTGCATACGCATAACATGGGTACGGGCTTGAAAGGATTTGTTGATTATTCCTACGAGCAGACTGCTCCTGAGCAGGTGATCGGACAATCGCGTGATGCGGGCCGCAGCTTCCAAGGCTTCGTTCGTGAAAATGGCGACGTTGGCATTCGCAATGAAATATGGATTATTAATACGGTTGGCTGCATTAATAAAACATGCGAGATAATCGCTCGAAAGGCGCATGCTCTCTATGAAGGGCGTGTGGATGGCGTCTATCATTTTGCCCATCCATTCGGCTGCTCGCAGCTTGGCGATGATCTTGTTCATACGCAGAAGCTGCTTGCCTCGCTTGTGAATCATCCGAATGCGGCAGCTGTTCTCGTCATCGGTCTTGGCTGTGAGAACAATCAGATTGATGCGTTCAAGCGTGCAATCGGCGAGCATAGCGACGAGCGGGTAAAGTTTCTGAAATCGCAGGAGGCGGAGGATGAGATCGAGGAGGCGCTTGAGCTTGTTGAGCAGCTTGTAGGCTATGCGGAGCGCTTCAAGCGTGAACCGATATCGGTCTCGAAGCTGAAGCTGGGCCTCAAATGCGGTGGCTCGGACGGTTTGTCTGGCATTACGGCTAACCCGTTAGTAGGTGCGGTATCCGATCGGTTGATCGAAGCGGGCGGAACGGCGATTTTGACCGAGGTGCCGGAAATGTTTGGCGCGGAGACGATTCTTATGAATCGGGCTGCTAATGAGCAGGTTTTTGGGAAAATCGTTCATCTGATCAATGATTTCAAGCAATATTTCATCAAGCATGATCAAGAAATTTATGAGAATCCGTCACCGGGCAACAAGGCTGGCGGGATTAGCACGCTGGAGGAAAAATCACTCGGCTGCACGCAAAAGGGCGGCCATGCGATCGTGCAGGATGTCGTTCCTTATGGCGAACGGATTACGAGCAGCGGTCTTAATCTGCTGGAGGCGCCAGGCAATGACCTCGTCTCGGTAACAGCCCTATCTGCTGGAGGTGCGCATATCGTGCTTTTCACGACAGGCAGAGGAACGCCGTTTGGCGGCCCGGTTCCAACGGTGAAAATAGCGACGAACAGCGAGCTGGCTGGACGCAAGAAAAACTGGATCGATTTTAATGCTGGTCAGCTGCTAGAGGACAAGAGCATGGAGACGCTGACTGATGAGCTGTGGGAGCAGCTGATCAGCCTTGCTTCGGGTGAGATTCAAACGCATAATGAGCGCAATGGCTTCAAGGAAATTGCGATTTTCAAGGACGGCGTTATTTTGTAG
- a CDS encoding tagaturonate reductase, with protein MTTLNHNQLNEEQTRLYEEAQQAKTTVLQIGEGNFLRGFFDWMLHECRKQGLFEGSVVVTQPRPGGKPKIDALAEQDGLYTLVIRGLENGKSVERAEVISVFGSAFDPYSEWESFLALAENADLKLVVSNTTEAGLVYRPESLTPGQPILSFPGKLTQLLYRRFNHFNGDPARGLVCLPCELLERNGDELRSCILRYSEDWGYSEAFKEWVVMHNRFLNSLVDRIVTGYPEEAQAEAWFSEWGYSDKMLTTAEPYHLWAIEAEEALEELLPLRKAGLNVHFVEDLKPFQLRKVRILNGAHTLMTPLGLLHDMEQVREAMEHSVIGPLVRTTVETEIIPSLAIPESELKAYAGDVYERFLNPFIRHRLADIAMNSLSKFKVRLLPSLLHYAEDGRALPDGLVQGFAGLLRYYKVNKTDAGFEGQTLSGASYTVRDDTAMLETIAAVWSEGQEQGWSQELIMESLLSLESIWGRDLSAEWPALAGAVAAKITGMERHANE; from the coding sequence ATGACAACTTTAAATCATAATCAATTAAATGAGGAACAAACTCGTCTATATGAGGAAGCACAACAGGCCAAGACAACGGTATTGCAAATTGGGGAAGGCAATTTTTTGCGCGGCTTCTTCGACTGGATGCTGCATGAATGCAGGAAGCAAGGCTTATTTGAAGGCAGTGTTGTCGTGACACAGCCGCGGCCAGGCGGCAAGCCGAAGATTGATGCGCTGGCAGAGCAGGACGGGCTCTATACACTCGTTATTCGCGGATTGGAGAATGGCAAGAGCGTGGAGAGGGCAGAGGTGATCTCGGTATTTGGCAGCGCGTTTGATCCTTATTCGGAATGGGAGAGCTTTCTAGCGCTAGCCGAAAATGCTGATTTGAAGCTCGTCGTTTCCAACACAACAGAAGCGGGGCTTGTCTATCGTCCGGAGTCGCTAACCCCGGGTCAGCCGATTCTATCCTTTCCCGGGAAGCTGACACAGCTGCTTTATCGCAGGTTTAATCATTTTAACGGAGATCCAGCGCGCGGTTTAGTATGCTTGCCTTGCGAGCTGTTGGAGCGCAATGGCGACGAGCTTCGCAGCTGTATTTTGCGCTATAGCGAGGATTGGGGTTACTCTGAGGCATTCAAAGAGTGGGTCGTTATGCATAACCGATTTTTAAATTCACTTGTTGATCGCATCGTTACGGGCTATCCAGAGGAAGCGCAGGCAGAAGCTTGGTTCAGCGAATGGGGTTATTCCGATAAAATGCTAACGACGGCGGAGCCTTATCACCTATGGGCGATTGAGGCAGAGGAAGCGCTGGAGGAGCTGCTGCCGCTGCGCAAAGCAGGTCTTAACGTACACTTTGTCGAGGATTTGAAGCCTTTCCAGCTTCGCAAGGTGCGTATTCTAAATGGAGCGCATACGCTTATGACGCCGCTTGGCCTGCTGCATGATATGGAGCAGGTGCGGGAGGCGATGGAGCATTCGGTGATCGGTCCGCTGGTGCGCACGACGGTCGAGACGGAAATTATTCCTTCACTGGCGATTCCAGAGTCGGAGCTGAAGGCGTATGCGGGCGATGTCTATGAGCGTTTTCTGAACCCGTTCATACGTCATAGACTAGCGGACATCGCGATGAACAGCTTAAGCAAATTCAAGGTCAGATTGCTGCCATCCCTGCTGCATTATGCCGAAGACGGCAGAGCGCTGCCGGACGGTCTTGTACAAGGCTTTGCAGGCTTGCTGCGTTACTACAAGGTGAACAAGACGGATGCTGGCTTTGAGGGACAGACCTTGAGCGGTGCCAGCTATACGGTGCGGGATGATACAGCCATGCTGGAAACGATTGCTGCCGTATGGTCAGAAGGACAGGAGCAGGGCTGGTCTCAGGAGCTTATTATGGAGAGCCTGCTAAGTTTAGAGAGCATTTGGGGACGGGATTTGTCTGCCGAATGGCCAGCTTTAGCTGGAGCAGTGGCTGCAAAGATAACAGGAATGGAGAGACACGCCAATGAATAG
- a CDS encoding aldo/keto reductase: protein MKYRKLGKTGLEVSSLSFGASSLGSVFRETDDAESIRTVHTAVDMGINLIDVSPYYGLTKAETVLGKAISEIDRDRFFLTTKAGRYGADQFDFSEQRIVSSVDESLQRLQTDYIDILFLHDIEFVPFEQVAEGAFAALDKLKQQGKIRFSGVSGLPLTVFEKSLAYTELDAVLSYCHYALNDSSLLEVLPLLEQKQVGLVSASPLSMGLLGHRPLADWHPAGEELRAACKKAVEHCTAKGEDIAKLAVQFATANERIPTTLVSTANPDNIRKNIEWTDEPLDQELLAEVLAILAPVHNHSWVSGQEEYNTKIIV, encoded by the coding sequence GTGAAATATCGCAAGCTTGGAAAGACGGGACTTGAGGTTTCGTCGCTCAGTTTCGGCGCATCGTCGCTGGGGTCAGTATTTAGAGAAACCGATGATGCAGAGAGCATACGCACCGTGCATACAGCGGTGGATATGGGCATTAATCTTATCGATGTGTCGCCGTATTATGGTTTAACGAAGGCAGAAACGGTGCTCGGCAAGGCGATCTCGGAAATCGATCGCGATCGTTTCTTCTTGACGACGAAGGCGGGGCGTTATGGGGCAGATCAGTTCGATTTCTCTGAGCAACGTATTGTTAGCAGCGTGGATGAGAGCTTGCAAAGATTGCAAACCGACTACATTGATATTTTATTTTTGCATGATATCGAATTTGTACCATTCGAGCAGGTTGCTGAGGGCGCATTCGCTGCACTGGATAAGTTGAAGCAGCAGGGGAAAATTCGTTTCTCTGGCGTATCCGGTCTTCCGTTAACGGTGTTTGAGAAATCACTTGCTTACACGGAGCTTGATGCGGTGCTTTCTTACTGCCATTACGCACTTAATGATAGCTCCTTGCTTGAAGTTTTGCCGTTGCTGGAGCAAAAGCAGGTCGGGCTTGTCAGTGCATCGCCGTTGTCGATGGGGCTGCTTGGACATCGGCCACTGGCAGATTGGCACCCCGCCGGTGAAGAGCTGCGCGCTGCATGCAAGAAGGCAGTAGAGCATTGTACAGCGAAAGGCGAGGACATCGCTAAGCTTGCGGTGCAATTCGCTACGGCTAATGAGCGAATTCCGACGACGCTGGTAAGCACAGCGAATCCAGATAATATTCGCAAAAATATTGAATGGACGGACGAGCCGCTGGATCAAGAGCTGCTGGCAGAGGTGCTTGCGATTTTAGCTCCAGTGCACAATCATAGCTGGGTAAGCGGACAAGAAGAATACAATACGAAGATTATCGTATAA
- a CDS encoding AraC family transcriptional regulator translates to MTPFPFECVYRDTKSAQNELPDHFHDWYELVYIYSGKGTFFIDQTFYDAAAGDVFLIPGNTIHRSFPDSENPKTSTALFFNASLVHNPPLGESFSYLRCFEQAKRRKAYRHQTAAADTSQQIVALIDRIHAEEKDKLPGYRQAVLLHLQQILLILGRALNPADAEPALFSSAPSWMTSILTYIDEHPGNPLGLSQLAKQASVTPAHFSRVFKKLTGMNVTEYVTTKRIIRAKELLMESDANISEIAEQCGFESLPHFHRMFKKLTGMTPSYYKKNE, encoded by the coding sequence CTGACTCCATTTCCATTCGAATGCGTCTATCGAGATACGAAGAGTGCGCAGAATGAGCTCCCCGATCATTTTCACGATTGGTATGAGCTGGTCTACATTTATAGCGGCAAAGGCACCTTCTTTATCGATCAGACTTTTTATGATGCAGCTGCCGGTGATGTTTTTTTAATTCCCGGCAATACGATCCATCGCTCGTTTCCCGATTCCGAAAATCCAAAAACATCGACGGCGCTGTTTTTCAACGCTTCGCTCGTTCATAACCCTCCACTTGGCGAGTCCTTCTCTTATTTGCGCTGCTTCGAGCAAGCTAAGCGCCGCAAGGCATACCGGCATCAGACAGCCGCGGCTGACACGAGTCAGCAAATCGTCGCTTTAATCGATCGTATCCATGCGGAGGAGAAAGACAAGCTGCCGGGCTATCGCCAAGCGGTGCTGCTGCATTTGCAGCAAATACTGCTTATTCTCGGCAGAGCCCTTAATCCGGCAGACGCAGAGCCAGCTCTATTCTCGTCAGCGCCAAGCTGGATGACGTCTATATTGACTTATATTGATGAGCATCCAGGCAATCCTCTCGGGCTGTCACAGCTGGCCAAGCAAGCATCGGTCACCCCAGCCCACTTCTCGCGCGTGTTCAAGAAGCTTACCGGCATGAACGTAACGGAATACGTCACAACCAAACGCATTATAAGGGCCAAGGAGCTGCTCATGGAGAGTGATGCCAATATTTCCGAGATCGCCGAGCAATGCGGCTTTGAAAGCCTTCCACATTTTCACCGTATGTTCAAAAAACTAACAGGCATGACTCCCTCGTATTACAAAAAGAACGAATAA
- a CDS encoding EamA family transporter has product MWLTYSVFAAICFGLRGILYHWTSQKPLSRNLLLCGTFTMGAIINGICALVFSSNWTVAALIGIQMGLFSFGANASMFKGFAVGKASLVAILTALPSVVVVIVAFGLWQEKLHAMQLIAFIVIIGGVLLVRMSNDISLRNLQGAQWGLLAMLLFAANDLSGKWSTLMEAELFPTMFFMFVTGAACFGIWCLKDLQKERAQQVKSLQYGGGGEVRVSEHAASAAGAVGQVGWSSKRTFLVGLAIGITNAVGMMFIVTAFDLGKAGLVSAVTALNVLIVLLYTRFVVKEKFTRTEVTGITLAFAGILLMRLFGA; this is encoded by the coding sequence ATGTGGCTTACTTATTCGGTGTTCGCGGCCATATGCTTTGGTTTGCGGGGAATTTTATATCATTGGACGAGTCAGAAGCCGCTGAGTCGCAATTTATTGCTTTGCGGAACATTCACAATGGGCGCGATCATTAATGGAATCTGTGCGCTTGTCTTCTCGTCTAACTGGACGGTGGCGGCGCTGATCGGAATACAGATGGGCTTGTTCTCCTTTGGAGCGAATGCGAGCATGTTTAAGGGATTTGCAGTCGGCAAAGCATCGCTGGTCGCGATTTTGACAGCACTGCCGTCTGTTGTAGTTGTCATTGTTGCCTTTGGATTATGGCAGGAGAAGCTTCACGCCATGCAGCTTATTGCTTTTATTGTCATTATTGGCGGCGTGCTGCTCGTTCGGATGTCAAATGATATTTCTCTGCGAAATTTGCAGGGCGCACAGTGGGGGCTGCTGGCAATGCTGTTGTTTGCAGCCAATGATCTATCGGGCAAATGGTCGACACTAATGGAGGCAGAATTATTTCCAACGATGTTCTTTATGTTTGTGACGGGTGCAGCTTGCTTTGGCATATGGTGCCTGAAGGACCTGCAAAAAGAACGAGCTCAGCAGGTAAAGTCGCTTCAGTATGGTGGAGGCGGCGAGGTTCGGGTATCGGAGCATGCTGCGAGCGCTGCAGGCGCTGTGGGCCAGGTAGGCTGGAGCAGCAAACGAACGTTTCTCGTCGGCCTGGCTATTGGCATCACGAATGCAGTTGGGATGATGTTTATCGTAACGGCTTTTGATCTTGGCAAAGCTGGGCTCGTATCCGCAGTTACTGCGCTTAATGTGCTCATCGTGCTTCTTTACACGCGCTTTGTTGTAAAGGAAAAGTTTACACGTACGGAGGTTACTGGCATCACGCTGGCTTTTGCAGGCATATTGCTCATGCGATTGTTCGGTGCTTAA
- a CDS encoding amidohydrolase family protein — MRLDSHQHYWSIERGDYGWITPDIPVLYRDFLPQHLEPLLNKHKLDGSIVVQAAATLAETDYLLRLSEGEDSILGVVAWLDLADPDYRSHYERFAQHPKFVGFRIMIQDMPDANAILELSFVEALTFFAEKGVPVDFLVVSHQLEPLVKLLDQVPTLRAVIDHIAKPLIKDGVLEPWKSQMSQIATYPNLYCKLSGMVTEADHSSWKPSDFQPYIEHVLDVFGTDRVMFGSDWPVSLLAATYDELVEVLEQALPKSWTEAERDRLFGLNAKEFYQL; from the coding sequence ATGAGATTGGACTCGCATCAACATTATTGGAGCATAGAACGAGGAGACTACGGCTGGATAACACCGGATATTCCGGTGCTGTATCGAGATTTTTTGCCGCAGCATTTGGAGCCTCTTTTAAATAAACATAAGCTGGATGGATCAATCGTTGTGCAAGCGGCAGCGACGCTCGCAGAGACTGATTATTTGCTGCGGCTCAGTGAAGGCGAGGATTCGATTCTAGGCGTTGTCGCATGGCTCGATCTTGCAGATCCTGATTATCGCAGTCATTATGAGCGCTTCGCGCAGCATCCCAAATTTGTAGGGTTTCGGATCATGATACAGGATATGCCCGACGCAAACGCCATTCTGGAGCTGAGCTTTGTGGAAGCGCTCACTTTTTTCGCTGAGAAGGGTGTACCTGTGGATTTTCTGGTCGTGTCGCATCAATTGGAGCCGCTCGTGAAGCTGCTTGATCAGGTACCTACGCTGCGCGCGGTCATTGACCATATCGCCAAACCTCTGATCAAGGATGGCGTGCTTGAGCCTTGGAAAAGCCAAATGAGCCAAATCGCCACCTATCCTAATCTCTATTGCAAGCTGTCGGGGATGGTGACGGAGGCGGATCACAGCAGCTGGAAGCCGAGCGACTTTCAGCCGTATATTGAGCATGTATTGGATGTATTCGGGACAGATCGAGTCATGTTCGGCAGCGACTGGCCAGTCAGCCTGCTTGCGGCAACCTATGATGAGCTGGTTGAGGTGCTGGAGCAGGCACTGCCTAAGTCGTGGACCGAGGCGGAGCGGGATAGATTATTTGGACTAAATGCGAAGGAGTTTTATCAACTATGA